The proteins below come from a single Aspergillus oryzae RIB40 DNA, chromosome 5 genomic window:
- a CDS encoding spherulation-specific family 4 protein (predicted protein), with translation MLFNNPSTILVGALGCMSLLSQRAYAAHIPYRHRHSQHSPGGVYDSAPPVSACGTGAPTATTTVTVTETIDASSTELNVITPTVVPASYTTVDISSSSSSSTFTSVVAVSSTSTSTSTSTSVSESTSVSTSASASSSGNSTSKAKVIIPYYLYPSTGAWTPLEELIVANSDVQFTVIINPDNGPGSNTASDANFLTAVPRLASYSNALVLGYVSTQKGTRDISEVEKDIQTYAAWPSTSGKSSFAVHGIFLDEAVADYNADTVTYYKNLASTIRSSDGLGPDNYIVTNPGAVPDEAYLDIPDSTVIFESAYSEFQSAYSANEFEKVKGLDLGRFATMVYGIPSDADLSTLITQLRSISSHTYMSNLDTYLAYDSLWSTVVSLLSA, from the exons ATGCTCTTCAACAATCCCTCGACTATCCTTGTGGGTGCATTGGGTTGCATGTCGCTTTTGTCCCAGCGGGCGTATGCTGCGCATATTCCTTATCGTCACCGACATAGCCAACATAGCCCTGGAGGCGTCTATGATTCTGCTCCACCAGTCAGCGCCTGTGGAACCGGCGCTCCAACTGCCACAACGACTGTGACTGTAACTGAAACCATCGATGCCAGCTCAACGGAGCTGAACGTCATTACTCCCACGGTTGTTCCTGCTTCCTATACTACTGTGGATatttccagctccagctccagctccacctTTACCAGTGTCGTCGCCGTTTCCTCTACGTCTACATCTACGTCTACGTCTACGTCTGTGTCTGAATCTACCTCTGTCTCTAcctctgcctctgcctctTCGTCAGGCAATAGCacttcaaaggcaaaggtcATCATCCCGTACTATCTATATCCATCAACCGGCGCGTGGACACCCTTGGAAGAACT GATCGTTGCCAATTCCGATGTCCAATtcaccgtcatcatcaatccAGATAATGGCCCTGGCTCAAACACTGCCTCCGATGCGAACTTCCTCACCGCAGTCCCCAGACTTGCATCCTACAGTAATGCACTGGTCCTCGGCTATGTGAGCACTCAGAAAGGAACTCGAGACATCTCCGAAGTCGAAAAGGATATCCAGACCTACGCCGCATGGCCATCAACCAGTGGAAAATCCTCCTTCGCCGTGCATGGCATCTTCCTCGACGAGGCTGTCGCGGATTACAACGCCGATACCGTCACTTACTATAAGAACCTGGCTTCGACCATCAGGAGTAGTGACGGACTTGGACCAGACAACTAC ATCGTCACAAACCCCGGCGCAGTCCCCGACGAAGCCTACCTTGATATCCCCGACTCTACTGTCATTTTCGAGTCTGCATACAGCGAGTTCCAGTCCGCATACTCGGCCAACGAATTCGAGAAGGTCAAGGGACTGGATCTGGGTCGTTTCGCTACCATGGTTTACGGTATCCCGTCCGATGCCGACCTATCGACGTTGATTACGCAGCTGCGCAGTATCTCCAGTCATACATATATGAGCAACCTTGACACGTATCTAGCCTATGATTCTTTGTGGAGTACGGTGGTGTCTTTGCTGTCTGCTTAA